The DNA sequence GCTTCGTCAACCAGCTCGACCAGGTCGAGTGCGCGGGCACCGACGCCGGCCAGGTCGCGGCCGGCTACGAGCGGCTGCTCGACTACTTCGTGGACGTCACCGACCACGTCTGCGACCTGCTGTTCCCCGGTCGCGCGCGGTTGCCGGCCGGTACCGGGGAAAGCGATCCCGCGCTGCCGCACCTGCCGACCCGCGAAGCGGCGCGCAAGTGGCTCGACCGGGAGCAGGCGACCCTGCGGGAAGCTGTCGCGCTCGCGCACGGCCGGGGGTTCGACCGGCACGTCGCCCGGCTCGCCCGCAACGTCGTCTTCCAGCTGGACGCGGACGGGCTGTTCGCGGAGTTCGTCGAGATGGCGCAGGTGTCCGTGGTCTCCTCGCGCCGGCTCGGCGACGCCGAACTGCTGCGCCTGAGCCTGTCGAACTCCGCGGTGGCGAACTGGAAGCTCGGCAAGTTCGCCGAAGGGATCGAAGCGGCGTCGGAGGCGCTGGCCATCGCGTCGGACCTGGGCGACCGGCGTGGTGTCGCGAAGGACACCGGCATGCTCGGCCTGCTGCTGTGCACCTGCGGCCGGTTCGACGAGGCGCTCCCGCTGCTGCAGGAGTCCATCCGGATCAAGCGGGAGCTCGGCGCCGGCCGGGCCGAGGCGGAGTCGCTGGTCAACCTCAGTTCCCTGTACGAACAGTGGGGCCGCTACGCCGAAGCGGTCGACACGGCGAAGCGGGCCCTGACGCTGAACCGCGAGCTCGGGGCCCGGGAGAACGAGCTCGTCGCGCTCATCGACCTGTCGCTCGCCCACCTCGGGACGGGCGCGGTCGAGGAGGCCGACGAGCAGCTGCGGGTCGCTCGTGAGCTGGGCGAGGACTTCGGCGCGCCCGGTGACGTCGCGCTGGTGTACGCGCTGTCGGCCCTGGCCGGGTACCGGCTCGGCCGGGTCGAGGAGGCCCGGCGGTTCGTCGACCTCGGGCTGGCGCACCAGAAGGCGCACTGGACGCCGATCCGGCGGGTCGTCATCGACAACCTGATCGGCCGCCTGCGCCGGCTCGAAGGCGACTACGCCGAGGCGCTCGTGCTGCACGAGCGCGCCCACGCGCTGGCCGCCGGGATCGGCTACCGGATCGAAGAGGCCCGCGCGCTGGTCGGCCTGTCCGACGTGCACGCCGCGCGAGGCGCCGCGGACCAGGCCACGGACTGCCTCGAGCGGGCCGGTGAGATCTTCCGGACCGCCGGGGTCCCGCCCAGAGCCCGCTCCTGACGTCCGCGCGCCGGCGGGAACGAATCGGTATCCGGCGCGGGCAGTGTGGCAGGAGGTACAGCCATGTCACGAGGTGTCGTGGCCGCGGGACGACTTCGGCGGACCGCAGGTCATCGAAGTGCGGGGAGTCGCGATGAGACGGCGGTGGGTGGACGGTCAGGTCGGTGCTCCGGGCCGTGACGAGGACGTGGGGCCATGAGCCCGGCCTCGCGGTTGCTGCTCTGCTTCCCCTCGCTCGCGTTCGCGCGGAAGGCCGTGCGCAGCGGTCTCGACCTCCGGCTGGTCGTCGACGTCGGCCAGCGCGCCCTGTTCGCGCCCTTCGCCGCCGACCGGCTGACGCTGGTGGACGCGCGGGACGAGACCGCCGTGGCCGGTGCCGTCGCCCAGGTGGTGCTGCGGTGCGGCATCACCCACGTGCTGGACGGCGACGGCTTCCCGGCCACCCGCGTGTGCCCCGAGTTCGCCGAGGCCGCGCACGTCCTGGCCGACGACCGCCGGCTGGAAGCGGTGCTCGCGCCGAGCCGGCACCCGATGGTGCGGACCCGGGTGGTCGCCACCGCGGACGAGGTGCCCGGGGCGGTCGCGGAGACCGGCCTGCCCGCGGTGCTCCGCTCGGGTGACGAGGAGACCGTGGTCCGCTCCGGTGCGGCGCTGGCCGGGTGGGCGCGTCGCCACGATCACCCCGGGCCGTTCGCCGTGGGGGAGTTCGTGCCCGGGCCCGAGGTCGTGGTGACGACGTTGACGCACGACGGCATGCACCGCGTCGTGGGCGTCACCGCGCAGCGGGCCGTGGCGCACGGCGTGCGGTACCTGTTCCCGGCGACGGTCGGCGAAGCCGAGGCGAGGGAGGTCCGGGCCACCGTCACGGCCATGCTCGACCTGGTCGGCTACGAGTTCGGGCCCGCCGAGACGTCGGTTGTGCTGTCCGGGCGCGGCCCGCGGATCGTGCGCGCGCGCCCGGGCTTCGGGACCCGCGGGATCGCCCGGCTGATCGAGGTGACGACCGGGTTCGACGTGCAGACCGAGCTGTGCCGCGCGCTGGCCGGGGTGCCGGTCCGCCCGCCGGAGCCGAGGTGGTTCGCCGGCGCGGAGTACCTCCGCCCGCCGAGCGCCGGAGTGCGCGTGCTGGCCGAGGGGGCGACGCCCGAGATCGTCGAAGAGCGCCTCGACGCCGCTCGCCGGCGCGAGCTGACCTGCGGCGATACCGCCGTTTCCGCCCGCTATGTCCGGAATACCGAGGCAGGGGAGGCGAGCGGTATCGAGGACGGACGGAATCGGGAACCGGACCTGTGATCGTCATTCTTGTCGATGGCTCGTGAACGGCTTGTGGATGACAAGAAGGAGTGGTGACCATGCGGAACGGATCGGATGACGCGACGTCGGGGGACACGAAGGCACGGGGGCCCCGGACGGTTCTCCTGGCGCTCGCCATCGTCGCGGCGGGCTTCGGTGTGAGCCAGGCGCACCCGGGAAATGCGCCCGCCGGGCACTCCGTGACCGACGCGGTGGTGTCGGCCGGCGGCGGGTCCGGCGAGGGGCCGAACCGCTAGGTCCCGGGTGACCTCGCGCGGCGGCGGACAACCGGCCGCGCGCAGAACAATTCCGAATTTCCCATTTTCCGAATTGCCGGTGCAGGTGAGCTGTGTCCGGTGCGGGGTGTTTCTTCCGGCCGAGGAGAACGACGGTGGACGACCAAGTGACCGCGATGCGGTGCTCGCGAACGGGTGCAGTCCCGAGGGGTCGGGAAAGCGTTTTCCCGGGGGCTCGCCGATGACGACGATCGACGGACCCACGACACCTCCGGCGGTACCCCGGGACTTGCGCGCCCTGGTCGGCGAGCTGAACACCGCCCGGCGGCGCGCCGAGGACGGCCCGTCCCCGGACGCGACCCGCGTCCAGCGCGCCAAGGGCAAGCTGACCGTGCGGAACCGGCTGGCGCTGCTGTTCGACGCCGGCTCGTTCCACGAGATCGAGCGGTTCCGGCACCACCGCTCGTCCGGGTTCGGGCTCGAGCACCGCCGCCCCGCGACCGACGGCGTGGTCACCGGCTGGGGCACGGTGTTCGGCCGCACGGTCTTCGCCTACGCCCACGACTTCCGGATCTTCGGCGGCTCGCTGGGGGAGGCGCACGCGGCGAAGATCCAGAAGCTGATGGACATGGCCGGCGCGGCGGGCGCCCCGCTGGTCTCGCTGTCCGACGGCGCCGGCGCCCGCATCCAGGAAGGCGTCACGGCGCTGGCCGGGTACGGCGGGATCTTCGAGCGCAACGTCCGGTTCTCCGGGGTGATCCCGCAGATCAGCGTGATGCTCGGCCCGTGCGCGGGCGGCGCGACCTACTCGCCGGCGTTGACGGACTTCGTGTTCATGGTGCGCGGCATCGCGCAGATGTACATCACCGGCCCGGACGTCGTGCGCTCGGTGACCGGCGAGGAGATCACCCACGAGCAGCTCGGCGGGGCCGCGGTGCACGCGACCGTGTCCGGTGCGAGCGGGTTCGTCCACGACACCGAGGAAGAGTGCCTCGAAGACGTCCGTTACCTGATCTCGTTGCTGCCGGCCAACAACCGCGAGCTGGCACCGTCGGTCGAGCCATCCGACGCGCCCGACCGGCGCTGCGAGCGGCTTTTGGACCTCGTGCCCGCCGACGTCGCGCAGGCCTACGACATGCGCGCGGTCGTCGAAGAGGTCGTGGACGACGGCGAGCTGTTCGAGGTGCACGCGTCCTGGGCGCGCAACGTGCTCTGCGGCCTGGCCCGGCTGGACGGGCACGTGGTCGGCGTCGTCGCCAACCAGCCCGCGGTGCTGGCCGGGGTGCTGGACATCCCGGCGTCGGAGAAGGCCGCGCGGTTCGTGCAGATGTGCGACGCCTTCAGCATCCCGCTCGTCACCTTGGTCGACGTACCGGGGTTCCTGCCCGGCAGCGACCAGGAGCACGGCGGCATCATCCGGCACGGCGCGAAGCTGCTCTACGCCTACTGCAACGCCTCGGTGCCCCGCGTGCAGGTCGTCCTGCGCAAGGCGTACGGCGGGGCCTACATCGTGATGGACTCGCGCTCGATCGGCTGCGACCTGTCCTTCGCCTGGCCCACCAACGAAATCGCGGTGATGGGCGCCGAAGGTGCGGCGAACGTGGTGTTCCGCAAGGAGATCAACGCGGCCCTGGACCCGGACGCGGTGCGGGCCAAGCTGATCGAGGAGTACCGGACGAACCTGATGCACGGCTACTACGCGGCCGAGCGCGGACTGGTCGACGACGTGATCGACCCGGCCGACACCCGGCGGATCCTGATCGACGCGCTGGGGACGCTGCGCTCGAAACACGCGCAGCTGCCGCAGCGCAAGCACGGGAACCCGCCGACGTGACCCCGCCCGTGGTGGTCACGCGGGGCGCGCCCGACGACGCGGAACTGGCGGCCCTGGTCGCGGTGCTCACGGCGCTGCGCCGGGAACCGCCGCCGCCCCCGGTGCGGGCCGCCGCGCCCTGGGGACCCGACGACCGCGCCTACCGGCCGCCGGGCATGTGGAGCTCGGGACGAGCACCCCGCCGCCCCGTTTCGCGCCGGTAGCCCGGCCGAGGAGACCGAGGAGATTCCCATGCTGGAACTCAGCTTGCTCGGACCCCTGCGCGTGGAAAGCCCGCGCGGGGAGGTCCGCACGACGTCCACCAAGATCAGGCAGGTCCTCGCCCTGCTGGCGCTGGAGAGCCCGAGCGCCGTCGGCATCGACCGCATCATCCACGAGCTCTGGCCGCTGCGGCCGCCGAAGTCGGCCGTGGGGACCATCCAGACCTACGTCTACCACCTGCGCAAGCAGCTGGCCGAGCACGTCGGCTGCGGCACCAAGGTCCTCGCCACGGTCAACAACGGCTACCTGCTGGCCCTCGACCCCGGGTCCATCGACGCCCGCCGCTTCGAGCAGGTCGTGCGGGACGGCCGCGCGGTGCTGGACGCCGGTCACGCCGCCGAGGCGTCGCGCAAGATGGACGAGGCCCTCGCCATGTGGCACGGGGCCGCGCTCGCCGACGTGCGGCAGGGACCGTCGCTGGACGCCGAGGCCGTCCGGCTGGAGGGCCTGCGCGAAGCCGCGCTGGAGCTGCGCGTGCAGGCCGACCTCGAGCAGGAGCACCTGCCCGAGGTGATCCCGGAGTTGCAGGCCCTGATCCGCCGCTACCCGCTGCGCGAGCGCTTCCACCACCAGCTCGTCTCCGCGCTCAACCGGGCCGGCCGCCGCGCCGACGCGCTCAGCGCGTACCGGCACACCTGCCGCGTGCTGAACGAGGAGCTCGGGCTCGACCCGTCGGACGAGCTGCGCCGGTTGCACCAGATCGTGCTGACCGGCCAGACCCGCACCCCCGCGCTGGAGGGCCGATGACCACGGCGACCGTCGACACCGCGAGTGTCGACCACGTCCTGAGCACCACCCGCGCGGTCCGCCGCAAGCTCGACCTGGACCGGCCGGTCGAGCCGGCCGTGCTGGAGACCTGCCTGCGGCTCAGCACCTACGCGCCGTCGCCGGGCAACCAGCAGTCCTGGCGCTGGCTGGTCGTCCGGGACGCCGAGCGGCGCGCGCGGCTGGGCGGGCTGTTCCGCGACGTCGGCCGCGACTACCTGGCCGGGGTCCGCGCCCAGCTCGGCGCGGCGGCCGCGGTGCCGGCGGTGCGCCGGATGGTCGATTCGGTGCAGCACCTGATCGACGCGATCGACCGGGTCCCGGTGTTCGTCGTGCCGTGCGTGCAGGGCGAGCGGCCGTCGGGGCACGTCGAGGCGACGTCGTTCTACGGCGGCATCTACCCCGCGGTGTGGAGCTTCCAGCTCGCGCTGCGCTCGCGGGGCCTCGGGACGGTGCTGACGACGTTGCACCTGCAGCGCGAAGCCGAAGCCGCGGAGATCCTCGGCCTGCCGGCGGACGTCACCCAGGTCGGCCTGCTGCCCGTCGCGTACACGACCACCACGGACTTCCGGCGGCCGGCCCGCCAGCCCCTGGAGTCGGTCGCGTTCCTCGACACCTGGGGC is a window from the Amycolatopsis sp. NBC_00355 genome containing:
- a CDS encoding acyl-CoA carboxylase subunit beta, which encodes MTTIDGPTTPPAVPRDLRALVGELNTARRRAEDGPSPDATRVQRAKGKLTVRNRLALLFDAGSFHEIERFRHHRSSGFGLEHRRPATDGVVTGWGTVFGRTVFAYAHDFRIFGGSLGEAHAAKIQKLMDMAGAAGAPLVSLSDGAGARIQEGVTALAGYGGIFERNVRFSGVIPQISVMLGPCAGGATYSPALTDFVFMVRGIAQMYITGPDVVRSVTGEEITHEQLGGAAVHATVSGASGFVHDTEEECLEDVRYLISLLPANNRELAPSVEPSDAPDRRCERLLDLVPADVAQAYDMRAVVEEVVDDGELFEVHASWARNVLCGLARLDGHVVGVVANQPAVLAGVLDIPASEKAARFVQMCDAFSIPLVTLVDVPGFLPGSDQEHGGIIRHGAKLLYAYCNASVPRVQVVLRKAYGGAYIVMDSRSIGCDLSFAWPTNEIAVMGAEGAANVVFRKEINAALDPDAVRAKLIEEYRTNLMHGYYAAERGLVDDVIDPADTRRILIDALGTLRSKHAQLPQRKHGNPPT
- a CDS encoding acyl-CoA carboxylase epsilon subunit, with the translated sequence MTPPVVVTRGAPDDAELAALVAVLTALRREPPPPPVRAAAPWGPDDRAYRPPGMWSSGRAPRRPVSRR
- a CDS encoding AfsR/SARP family transcriptional regulator; this translates as MLELSLLGPLRVESPRGEVRTTSTKIRQVLALLALESPSAVGIDRIIHELWPLRPPKSAVGTIQTYVYHLRKQLAEHVGCGTKVLATVNNGYLLALDPGSIDARRFEQVVRDGRAVLDAGHAAEASRKMDEALAMWHGAALADVRQGPSLDAEAVRLEGLREAALELRVQADLEQEHLPEVIPELQALIRRYPLRERFHHQLVSALNRAGRRADALSAYRHTCRVLNEELGLDPSDELRRLHQIVLTGQTRTPALEGR
- a CDS encoding nitroreductase family protein; this encodes MTTATVDTASVDHVLSTTRAVRRKLDLDRPVEPAVLETCLRLSTYAPSPGNQQSWRWLVVRDAERRARLGGLFRDVGRDYLAGVRAQLGAAAAVPAVRRMVDSVQHLIDAIDRVPVFVVPCVQGERPSGHVEATSFYGGIYPAVWSFQLALRSRGLGTVLTTLHLQREAEAAEILGLPADVTQVGLLPVAYTTTTDFRRPARQPLESVAFLDTWGNPLS